The segment ACTCGCTGCATCGCCGACTGGCACACCTCTCACCACACCTTCATCTCTCAAAGCTGTGTTACGACCCGGTGTACTGGTGAGAATCACAGGCTTGCAGCATGCCATTGCCTCTAAGACCACCGTTGTTCCAGCAGAATAGGTATGATCCACGACGGGCACCACCACAATGTCAGCATCGCGGTACAACTGGCGCAATTCCGCAAAATCATAATATCGCGCTTCCATGTTTGCCGGAATGACTTTCGGAAATCCTCCCGATCCTGCTGCTTTTGCCGCACAGGAAGCAGCGCAGATTTTCACATCCACATCAAGATCGTGCGTTGCTTCGGCAAGCGTCACATAGTCTCGCTGCTCTAAGCCTGCACTCGCAATGATAGGACGGGATTTACTCGGAGAAGGCGCACCCGGGGAAAAGAAATCCGTATCGGTGTGAAACGTGAGCACACTAATACGATCGCTGCTGAGATTGAGGAACGATTGAAGAAAGTCGCCCTGACTCTGGTTGTAGACATGGAAAACATCAATATGAGTGTCTAGCGCAAACAACTTCAGAAGTAAACGTACCCGTCTGTTTTCGGGAACCATCACATGCGTCACGAGCTTCGGGCGCTTGCCTGCAATCTTACACAACATGGCTAACGGAAAGCCAACATCAGTCCCATTGGAAAAGATGATATCTTCATTGCTGAGTTGGGGCACTATCGATCGAGCCATTGCCCATTGTTCAGGTAACGTGCCGAAGAACTTCGCAAACACTCGATCGAGAAACGTGATCGGGTGATTTCCGGTTTTGTGAATCGTCGCATCAAGTTTCTGGCTTAAGTCTGCTAAGACATGGCGTGGATTTATTCCTTGTCTTGCGCCTTCGCTGAATTGCTCTAAATCAAATGGCTTACTTAAAACTATATGATGTCTCATCGTCTACACAGATAGATAAAGTGTACAGGTAGATTCGCTAAAGGCTTAGACGAATTAGATTTAAGCCTTAAGTTGAAGATGAACAAGCCAATCCTGAGATTTATCTTAAGTTTTGCAATTTCATTGCAACAGCGTCGCTATAGATGCACTGTGGAGATGCCGAGTGCAGTCTGTTCAAATCTTACAGTGACTTATGACTGTCAGTAATACTGAGAAGTAGTGCTTATAGACTCTTTATAATAGGAGAATTTTAGTAAAGCTTAGGTTAAATATTCAGTAGAAGCCCTGAGATATATCAGATAATTCTAGGCAGCATTGATACCGTGAGAGGGCAAGGACTTATGGTTGAGATAGATTTAATCAAAGCGAAGTAGCTTACCTTTGATATGAAGGAAGTTATAGAGCCTCTACAAAGTCTTGAATTCATACTGAGCTTACTTTTGTTCAGTGCGATGGAGCCTGAAATGACCCTTCAATTCGGACAGAAGCACAAACAGTTTAAGCGTGACTACTTTCTACCACATTGCTACTTCTGTTGTTCGTTCCATTTGTCCTTT is part of the Leptolyngbya boryana PCC 6306 genome and harbors:
- a CDS encoding glycosyltransferase family 4 protein; the protein is MRHHIVLSKPFDLEQFSEGARQGINPRHVLADLSQKLDATIHKTGNHPITFLDRVFAKFFGTLPEQWAMARSIVPQLSNEDIIFSNGTDVGFPLAMLCKIAGKRPKLVTHVMVPENRRVRLLLKLFALDTHIDVFHVYNQSQGDFLQSFLNLSSDRISVLTFHTDTDFFSPGAPSPSKSRPIIASAGLEQRDYVTLAEATHDLDVDVKICAASCAAKAAGSGGFPKVIPANMEARYYDFAELRQLYRDADIVVVPVVDHTYSAGTTVVLEAMACCKPVILTSTPGRNTALRDEGVVRGVPVGDAASLRAAIMSLLNNPQEAAALAQRGHEKVLRENATEKHLQSLISLLTAMETESSGDRAVTAEA